The nucleotide window CCGATCAGATGAAAACGTCTGCGTGGCAGCAAAAGATTCGTGAGATCGTGCCCAGCTACGGCAAGAAGCTCAACGAAAATCCGGAGTTGCTGGCGAAAGAATGGGCGAGCACGGCCGAAACGCTGCAACTCGCCATCGCGTCGCCTAGCCTTGATGGGTTCGTCCCGAACACTGCACCGGTCGCGAATCCGGGCGTGATCAAGAAAGTGCCGGACATGGCGCTGTAAGGGTTGACGCGGCGCCTGCTTGGGGCGCCAGTGGTAGCACTAAGACAAAGGGTTGCGAGTTTTCTCGTAACCCTTTGTCGTTTGCGTGGCGCTTAAGTCGGGCTTAAGTGGCGCCATCACGGGGTCGCGCACACCTCTCGCACCAGCGCTCGCAGCCAGACGTGCGCCGGGTCGGCGTCCATGCGTGGGTGCCACAGCATCGAGACCGTCAACACCGGCGTCGCGACCGGCAGTGTGAAGGTGTGCATATCGGCACGAAGGCTGCGGGTGTGCCGCTCGGGCACGCCCGCGATCAGGTCCGATGCGCGGGCAATCGCCAGCGCGGTAGAAAAGCCGCCAACGATGGCCGCCACGCGCCGTTGCAGTTGCATGGCGTCCAGCACATCGTCAACCGGACCGCGATCGAGCCCGCGTCGCGATACCAGCACATGGTCGCCGGCAGCATAGCGTTCTGGCGTGAGCTCGCCACGGGTCAGGGGATGACCGAGACGCACCACACCGACGAAGCGATCGCGGAACAACGCCTGTGTATGCACTTCCGGCCCGGTGTCCTTGCCAATCACGCCCGTCTCCAGATCCACGATGCCGTCACGCAGCGCGTTGCTTTGCTTGTCGGGCTTTTGCACGAAGCGCAGTCGTACGCCGGGCGCCGTCTCCGCCGCGCGGGCGATCAATTGCGGCCCGAAGGTTTCGACGAAGCCCTCATTGCAACGCAGCGTGAAGCTGCGTTCCAGTGTTGCGAGATCCACCTGCCGGGCGGGGCGCAGCACTGCCGTGGCGTCCTGAACGAGCTGACTGACCTGATCGCGCAAGGCGAGCGCGCGCGGCGTGGGCACCAGACCACGCCCGGCGCGCACCAGCAAAGGGTCGCCAGTAGTCTCACGCAGTCGGGCCAGCGCCCGGCTCATCGCGGAGGGGCTGAGCTGTAACCGCCGCGCAGCCCGTGCCACGTTGCCTTCGGCGAGTAAGACGTCGAGGGTATGCAGGAGATTGAAGTCAGGCTTTTGCATGGTCGAGATCGGGCGCGAGGGCTCGTCATAGGATTGAGAGATGGCGTCTGATGCATTTATAAAGTGCAAATGCTGCGTCTTCCGCCACATATTAAGCGCCGATATGCTTTGTTGCATCGTCAATATGAACAGGCGCCACCCATGCAACCCAAGACAGTCACCGTTCCCCCCTCGACGCTTCCCCCCGTCGCAGCCACCACGCGCATGGCGCTGGCGGCGTTATGCCTTTCGATGTTGATGTCGTCGCTGGATACCAGCATCGCCAATGTGAGCCTGCCGACGCTGGCTCAGGTCTTCGGCGCGAGCTTTCAGGCCGTGCAGTGGGTGGTGCTGGCCTATCTGCTGGCGATCACGTCGCTGATCGTGAGCGCTGGGCGTCTGGGGGATATGGTCGGTCGTCGCCGCTTGCTGTTAGTCGGCATCGGCTTGTTCACCGTCGCGTCGATCGGATGCGGCTTGGCCACGAATCTGCCGTTGCTGATTGCGGCGCGCGCGCTGCAAGGCGTGGGCGGCGCGGTCATGATGGCGCTGACCATGGCGATGGTAGGTGCCACCGTCCCCAAAGAGCGCACGGGTAGTGCCATGGGGTTGTTGGGCACCATGTCGGCTGCCGGCACGTCGCTGGGACCATCGTTGAGCGGCATCGTGATTGGTGCGGCCGGCTGGCGGGCGATCTTCCTGATTCAGG belongs to Pandoraea norimbergensis and includes:
- a CDS encoding LysR family transcriptional regulator, encoding MQKPDFNLLHTLDVLLAEGNVARAARRLQLSPSAMSRALARLRETTGDPLLVRAGRGLVPTPRALALRDQVSQLVQDATAVLRPARQVDLATLERSFTLRCNEGFVETFGPQLIARAAETAPGVRLRFVQKPDKQSNALRDGIVDLETGVIGKDTGPEVHTQALFRDRFVGVVRLGHPLTRGELTPERYAAGDHVLVSRRGLDRGPVDDVLDAMQLQRRVAAIVGGFSTALAIARASDLIAGVPERHTRSLRADMHTFTLPVATPVLTVSMLWHPRMDADPAHVWLRALVREVCATP